From the genome of Niabella agricola, one region includes:
- a CDS encoding sigma-54-dependent transcriptional regulator, translated as MLIFVIRMLLKDASILIVDDDPDVLTAARLLLKSQVKEVTTEKNPEQLRSVFSKKDFDLILMDMNFNSSINTGNEGLYWLRKIRELGSRASIIMITAYGDIDLAVRSLKEGASDFMLKPWQNDQLIQNIKELLKKRTGKPAAVATDATRGGSGLLGHSEAMQDVLKKIEKIAPTDANILVLGENGTGKDLVAHAIHQQSLRAQRPFIKTDVGSLTESLFESELFGHTKGAFTDAREERTGRFEAANSGTLFLDEIGNITLHQQARLLTVLQNRQVTKLGSHQPIPIDIRLVCATNVPLEELANEKRFRKDLIYRINTVEIILPPLRKRTGDIELLARHFVKQYKEKYFKPNLELDKKTIDKLNHYHFPGNVRELQYAIERAVIMSDGEELLPGDIVFSPIESRDVELAKAPESINLNVLERNAILLAIEKNNGNITKAAKELGLTRTALYRRLNKYDIE; from the coding sequence ATGCTGATTTTTGTGATCCGTATGTTATTAAAAGATGCTTCTATATTAATTGTTGATGATGATCCGGATGTGCTCACCGCCGCACGTCTCCTATTAAAATCACAGGTAAAGGAAGTAACCACAGAAAAAAACCCCGAGCAACTCCGGTCGGTTTTTTCAAAGAAAGACTTCGACCTGATCCTGATGGATATGAACTTCAACAGCAGTATCAATACCGGTAATGAAGGGTTATACTGGCTGCGGAAGATCCGGGAGCTGGGCTCCAGGGCATCCATCATTATGATTACAGCCTATGGCGACATAGACCTGGCCGTACGTTCGCTGAAAGAAGGAGCTTCCGATTTTATGCTGAAGCCCTGGCAAAACGACCAGCTCATTCAGAACATAAAAGAACTGCTCAAAAAAAGAACCGGTAAACCGGCCGCTGTGGCAACGGATGCAACCCGGGGCGGCAGCGGGTTACTGGGGCACTCGGAAGCCATGCAGGATGTGCTTAAGAAAATCGAAAAGATCGCGCCTACCGACGCCAATATCCTGGTGCTGGGCGAAAACGGCACCGGTAAAGACCTGGTAGCGCATGCCATCCACCAGCAATCCCTCCGAGCACAACGCCCGTTCATAAAAACAGATGTAGGCTCACTCACCGAAAGTCTTTTTGAAAGTGAATTGTTCGGTCATACCAAGGGCGCGTTTACCGATGCACGGGAGGAACGTACCGGGCGCTTTGAAGCCGCCAATAGCGGAACGCTGTTCCTGGATGAGATCGGCAATATCACCCTGCACCAGCAGGCCCGGCTATTGACCGTACTGCAAAACCGGCAGGTTACCAAACTGGGATCTCATCAACCCATTCCGATCGATATCCGGCTCGTTTGCGCCACCAATGTACCGCTGGAGGAACTGGCCAATGAAAAACGGTTTCGCAAAGATCTTATCTACCGGATCAATACCGTGGAAATCATATTGCCCCCGTTAAGAAAAAGGACGGGCGACATTGAACTGCTGGCGCGGCATTTTGTAAAACAATACAAGGAAAAATATTTTAAGCCCAACCTGGAGCTGGATAAAAAAACAATCGACAAACTCAATCACTATCATTTCCCGGGCAATGTGCGCGAACTGCAATATGCCATTGAACGTGCAGTGATCATGAGCGACGGCGAAGAACTGTTGCCCGGAGATATTGTATTTTCACCCATCGAAAGCCGCGACGTGGAACTGGCAAAGGCCCCCGAATCCATCAACCTGAATGTGCTGGAACGCAACGCCATCCTGCTTGCAATTGAAAAAAACAATGGCAACATTACAAAAGCTGCAAAAGAGCTGGGGCTGACGCGTACCGCACTTTACCGCAGGCTGAATAAATATGACATTGAATAA
- a CDS encoding DUF4421 family protein: protein MKTVYRYLAICGLLAIQHAAQAQTKRDTAYIGEFDRQNTIEVYPGYYTTRFNFAGFGKKPSQFRLTANTNAYAGFYLNYKWLAFQYAWGIPGTELAKGIRLKHISFSFRYNRPRFSIYPFFDGYDGLLLQTARPHPRFDSFRGMQLFRAGTRMYYFTNTNRYAYRAGLSFSERQLQSAGGVVFGATPLWQKINWKTPSRALIRDSVTYQLLASDPQWLSMVVGAGYNYNWVFRNGKWIISPALIGGVGGIKELNNARSVQPVLNLQAWINAGYSGPVFYAYINGSLQATQTHLIVRKLNTRDDEVYLTLGYRFKSHPKKLMGVL, encoded by the coding sequence ATGAAAACGGTTTACAGGTACCTGGCAATATGCGGTTTGCTGGCGATACAGCATGCCGCGCAGGCGCAGACAAAAAGAGATACGGCCTATATTGGTGAATTCGACCGGCAAAATACCATTGAAGTATACCCGGGGTATTATACAACCCGCTTCAATTTTGCAGGCTTTGGAAAAAAGCCGTCGCAGTTCCGGCTTACAGCAAATACCAATGCCTATGCCGGCTTTTATCTCAATTATAAATGGTTGGCGTTCCAATATGCCTGGGGTATACCGGGTACAGAACTGGCAAAAGGGATCCGGCTGAAACATATTTCATTCTCATTCCGGTATAACCGGCCCCGGTTCAGCATCTATCCTTTTTTTGACGGATACGACGGCTTGCTGCTGCAAACAGCCCGGCCCCATCCGCGGTTTGACTCATTCCGGGGAATGCAATTGTTTCGTGCCGGCACCCGGATGTATTATTTTACCAATACAAACCGGTATGCTTACCGGGCAGGGCTTTCTTTTTCCGAACGGCAACTGCAGTCTGCCGGCGGCGTTGTTTTTGGTGCTACTCCGCTATGGCAAAAGATTAACTGGAAAACGCCTTCACGGGCATTGATCCGGGATTCTGTTACGTACCAGCTGCTGGCTTCTGATCCCCAGTGGCTGAGTATGGTAGTTGGTGCCGGCTATAACTATAACTGGGTGTTCCGGAACGGCAAATGGATCATCTCTCCGGCCTTGATCGGGGGTGTTGGCGGTATCAAGGAACTCAATAACGCGCGCTCCGTACAGCCTGTATTGAACCTGCAGGCCTGGATAAATGCGGGTTACAGCGGGCCGGTCTTTTATGCATATATCAATGGGAGCCTGCAGGCAACACAAACGCATCTCATTGTCAGAAAACTGAATACCCGGGATGATGAGGTGTATCTTACCCTGGGATACCGGTTTAAAAGTCATCCGAAAAAGTTAATGGGAGTATTGTAA
- a CDS encoding sensor histidine kinase, with product MTLNKKRIGLIAAILLLLLLTAVIAWCGLRGDWWWAVACLPFWVYTLSRIIQTAEKTDKIILEFVEAVKYNDFGKNYNSAAATGDMKKLLTGLNSINDRFKAVNKERKAENIYLQTILELTGIGILSFNNATGEISWMNEAFKKMTDIPYFRNIHALEKRNPEFLKLLFEIETGQTTIFTFKKGMLDEKLLVGATLFSTNGQTDKLISLQSIKGTLDETESVAWQKLLNVMTHEIMNSVAPISSLADTLKNQLEPKEPDAGTALIDPEDLRLGLETIKKRSEGLQRFAITYRNLNKITKPVFKKVLVSDVFENLQNLMQPTLDQKKIQLDVILKDPFLSIQADVNLIDQVLINLMTNAIEAVKMQPAPQIVLSAFSNEDRPYIKIADNGVGIPNEIAEQVFIPFFSTRKNGNGIGLSLCKQIMILHKGSIQMKSKEGEGTAFLLYF from the coding sequence ATGACATTGAATAAAAAAAGAATCGGACTGATTGCAGCGATCCTGTTGCTGCTGCTGTTAACGGCCGTAATCGCTTGGTGCGGTCTGCGGGGGGATTGGTGGTGGGCCGTTGCCTGCCTGCCTTTCTGGGTCTATACACTGAGCCGGATCATTCAAACAGCGGAGAAGACGGACAAGATCATCCTGGAGTTTGTAGAAGCCGTTAAATACAACGATTTTGGTAAAAACTACAATTCGGCTGCTGCCACCGGGGATATGAAAAAACTGCTCACAGGCCTTAATTCCATCAATGACCGGTTTAAAGCGGTGAATAAAGAACGGAAAGCGGAGAACATTTATCTGCAAACCATACTGGAGCTGACGGGGATCGGGATCCTTTCATTTAACAATGCAACCGGCGAAATCAGCTGGATGAACGAAGCATTTAAAAAAATGACCGATATCCCCTATTTCAGGAACATACACGCGCTTGAAAAACGGAACCCGGAATTCCTGAAGCTTCTATTTGAAATCGAAACCGGGCAAACCACGATCTTCACCTTTAAGAAAGGAATGCTGGATGAAAAGCTCCTGGTGGGCGCCACGCTTTTTTCAACCAACGGCCAAACCGATAAACTGATTTCCCTGCAAAGCATTAAAGGCACCCTCGATGAAACCGAGTCCGTTGCCTGGCAAAAACTGCTGAATGTAATGACCCACGAGATCATGAATTCTGTAGCGCCGATCTCCTCGCTGGCCGATACGCTGAAAAACCAGCTGGAGCCAAAGGAACCGGATGCAGGCACCGCATTGATTGACCCCGAAGACCTGAGACTGGGTCTGGAAACCATTAAAAAAAGAAGCGAAGGACTGCAGCGCTTTGCCATAACGTACCGGAATCTTAATAAGATCACAAAACCGGTTTTTAAAAAAGTGCTGGTCAGCGATGTATTTGAAAACCTGCAAAACCTGATGCAACCTACACTGGATCAAAAGAAGATTCAATTGGATGTCATCTTAAAAGATCCTTTTTTAAGCATACAGGCAGATGTAAATTTAATCGACCAGGTATTGATCAACCTGATGACCAATGCCATTGAAGCGGTGAAGATGCAGCCGGCACCCCAAATCGTCCTTTCGGCTTTCAGCAACGAGGACCGGCCCTATATCAAAATTGCAGACAACGGCGTGGGCATTCCCAATGAAATTGCCGAACAGGTCTTCATCCCTTTCTTCAGCACCCGGAAAAACGGGAACGGCATTGGCTTGAGTCTCTGCAAACAAATTATGATCCTGCATAAAGGCAGCATCCAGATGAAAAGTAAAGAAGGAGAAGGAACAGCATTCCTGCTTTATTTTTGA
- a CDS encoding alpha/beta fold hydrolase: MSTLKLKDGTEVFYKDQGDGPVLMFHHGWPLSSDDWDAQVIFFLQKGYRVIAHDRRGHGRSSQNIYNHTIEQYASDVAELVAFLDLKDVVHIGHSTGGGEVIRYVNKYANGRAKKAVLISAVPPVMVKSESNPDGVPMEVFDNIREQTLNNRSQFYIDLTFPFYGYNRGGADIKEGVQRNWWRQGMMGGIVAHYDGIKAFSETDFTEDLKAVDIPVLVLHGEDDQIVPIENSAIKSAKLLKNGKLITYPGFSHGMPTIEHQTINKDLLEFIQS, encoded by the coding sequence ATGAGCACGCTAAAATTAAAAGATGGAACAGAGGTTTTTTACAAGGACCAGGGAGACGGCCCGGTATTGATGTTTCATCATGGATGGCCATTATCTTCAGACGACTGGGATGCACAGGTGATTTTCTTTTTACAAAAAGGCTATCGCGTCATTGCGCATGACAGAAGAGGTCACGGTCGTTCCAGCCAGAATATTTATAATCACACTATCGAGCAATACGCTTCTGATGTAGCTGAACTGGTTGCGTTTTTAGATTTAAAAGACGTGGTACACATCGGTCACTCCACAGGGGGCGGTGAAGTAATCCGTTATGTGAACAAGTACGCTAACGGCAGAGCGAAGAAAGCTGTTTTAATCAGTGCAGTTCCACCTGTTATGGTAAAAAGCGAATCTAATCCGGATGGGGTTCCCATGGAGGTGTTTGACAATATCAGGGAACAGACGTTAAATAATAGAAGCCAGTTTTACATTGACTTAACTTTTCCTTTCTATGGCTATAACAGGGGAGGTGCAGATATAAAGGAAGGCGTACAGAGAAATTGGTGGAGGCAAGGAATGATGGGGGGTATCGTTGCCCATTATGATGGGATTAAAGCTTTTTCAGAAACTGATTTTACGGAAGATTTAAAGGCGGTTGATATTCCGGTCTTGGTGTTGCACGGAGAAGACGACCAAATCGTACCAATAGAGAATTCAGCTATAAAATCTGCAAAGTTGCTGAAAAACGGGAAGCTGATTACTTACCCGGGTTTCTCGCACGGAATGCCTACCATAGAGCATCAGACGATCAATAAAGACCTTTTGGAGTTTATCCAGTCTTAA
- a CDS encoding response regulator has translation MKSSFRYILVVTFLVAVIVIVFLQFNSSQSINQLINGNEDLMNVLKLKMELQQVQENVTQLETETKSIVIRGHDLRDGRFEQQARKVSQSFQTLDSFEINPVVGAGILQLKRQVNKKIELNREVLRTFAGDGKDAAEALINDQEETRLTDSINSLAHRIDRQYQVSVTQLIRSADRNGRNAKTFGTILAVIAAVASLLAFGYISYKMGEQQRLIHQLNVSEQRARRSAEAKENFLANMSHEIRTPLNAILGFTGLLQKKPADPETGRYTELIHKAGENLLQIVNNILDISKIEAGMMPVEATAFNLRETVATIEHLYRQRCQEKRLDFFVQVADDVPEMIEGDKVRLTQIIVNLVSNAIKFTDKGTVTVAVDRKQATGDKVIVGFVVSDTGIGMDAAERTAVFTRFRQGDESITRRYGGTGLGLTIVKDLVQLLNGNIAVTGEKGVGTVFTVLLPFRPVNGVPEDDWTDPPAKVSQTEWAHKKILVVEDNEMNRLLLAQLLKSWQVGFEMAFNGSEAIRLLKEQQYSLVLMDIQMPEMDGFTTTAVIRNELHLTLPVIAMTANALTSQKEQCLNAGMDAYISKPLDEAQLHHLLVRWLDEPRTQTTVAAAPVEPRVNNGLQYLQLGYLFMVSRGNRNYEKEIITQFCEMVPEELSRIQTAWEQGNTDRVRRTAHSMKTTVAALGLTDRTEPYLSVLEHIEPADPSFSQVFRGLEEICRHALDEAAAYEAAHYGVDTDPEARR, from the coding sequence ATGAAATCTTCTTTTCGGTACATACTTGTTGTTACGTTTTTAGTGGCCGTTATCGTCATTGTGTTCCTGCAGTTCAACTCCAGTCAAAGCATCAACCAGCTCATCAACGGCAACGAAGACCTGATGAATGTATTAAAGCTGAAAATGGAATTACAGCAAGTCCAGGAAAATGTAACACAGCTGGAAACCGAAACCAAAAGTATTGTAATACGGGGCCATGATTTGCGGGATGGACGGTTTGAGCAACAGGCCCGGAAGGTTAGCCAATCCTTTCAAACACTGGACTCTTTTGAAATCAACCCGGTTGTGGGCGCGGGCATCCTGCAACTGAAACGCCAGGTAAATAAAAAGATTGAACTGAACCGGGAAGTGCTGCGCACTTTTGCCGGCGACGGAAAAGATGCGGCCGAAGCATTGATCAACGACCAGGAAGAAACCCGGCTTACGGATTCCATTAACAGCCTCGCACACCGGATCGACCGGCAATACCAGGTAAGTGTTACGCAATTGATCCGGAGTGCAGACCGGAACGGAAGAAATGCCAAAACCTTTGGAACCATCCTGGCCGTAATTGCAGCCGTGGCCTCCCTGCTGGCTTTTGGATATATCTCGTATAAAATGGGAGAGCAGCAACGGTTGATCCATCAGCTGAACGTTTCCGAACAACGGGCGCGGCGGTCGGCAGAGGCTAAGGAAAACTTCCTGGCCAATATGAGCCATGAGATCCGCACGCCCCTGAATGCGATCCTGGGTTTTACCGGGTTGTTACAAAAAAAGCCGGCCGATCCGGAAACCGGCCGTTATACTGAACTCATCCATAAAGCGGGTGAAAACCTGTTGCAGATTGTAAATAATATTCTCGATATCTCAAAGATCGAAGCGGGAATGATGCCGGTAGAAGCAACTGCCTTTAACCTCCGGGAAACGGTGGCTACGATTGAGCATCTTTACCGGCAGCGCTGCCAGGAAAAAAGATTGGATTTTTTTGTTCAGGTTGCAGATGATGTTCCGGAAATGATTGAAGGGGATAAAGTACGGCTGACCCAGATTATTGTAAACCTCGTCAGCAATGCCATTAAGTTTACCGACAAAGGGACGGTAACAGTAGCCGTTGACCGGAAACAGGCTACCGGCGATAAAGTGATAGTAGGCTTTGTGGTATCGGATACGGGTATTGGCATGGATGCTGCAGAACGCACTGCCGTGTTTACCCGTTTCCGCCAGGGCGATGAAAGCATTACGCGCAGGTATGGCGGCACCGGCTTGGGATTAACCATTGTAAAAGACCTGGTGCAGCTGCTCAATGGAAACATAGCCGTTACCGGCGAAAAAGGTGTTGGCACGGTATTTACAGTGCTGCTGCCGTTCCGGCCGGTAAACGGTGTTCCTGAAGATGACTGGACAGACCCGCCGGCAAAAGTATCGCAAACAGAATGGGCACACAAGAAAATACTGGTTGTTGAAGATAATGAAATGAACCGGTTGTTGCTGGCGCAACTGCTAAAGAGCTGGCAGGTTGGTTTTGAGATGGCATTTAATGGCAGCGAGGCGATCCGGCTGTTGAAGGAGCAGCAATACAGCCTGGTATTGATGGATATCCAGATGCCGGAAATGGATGGCTTTACCACCACCGCGGTGATCCGGAATGAGCTGCATCTTACCCTGCCGGTCATTGCCATGACGGCTAACGCCCTCACCAGTCAGAAAGAGCAATGCCTGAACGCGGGCATGGATGCGTATATCTCAAAGCCGCTCGATGAAGCCCAGCTGCATCACCTCCTGGTGCGGTGGCTGGATGAGCCCCGTACGCAAACCACTGTTGCGGCAGCACCGGTTGAACCGCGGGTAAACAACGGATTGCAGTATCTGCAGCTCGGCTACCTGTTTATGGTAAGCAGGGGCAACAGGAACTATGAAAAAGAAATCATCACACAGTTTTGCGAAATGGTGCCGGAAGAGTTGAGCCGGATACAAACCGCCTGGGAGCAGGGTAACACTGATCGTGTACGGAGAACGGCACATAGTATGAAAACTACCGTGGCGGCATTAGGACTTACTGATCGTACGGAACCCTATCTGTCGGTACTGGAGCATATTGAACCGGCCGATCCATCCTTTTCACAGGTGTTTCGGGGCCTGGAAGAAATTTGCCGGCATGCCCTGGATGAAGCAGCGGCCTACGAAGCTGCCCACTATGGGGTTGATACGGATCCTGAGGCCCGGCGATAA
- a CDS encoding phosphatidylglycerol lysyltransferase domain-containing protein: MKERILKQFRKFSPKTYWKEILAVLVILLAFVFFRSERKELQSILPQLRAADGSWILAGLAVAVLYVLLQALMYIYSFRAMGMQLKLPDAVELFLKRNFLSVFLPAGGISSLAYTTSQLRRRNLNATKIHQASAIYGYVGLLTVFLIGVPVILYTIGKQRHAGAAGLSLLLLGLLLGAVFLLVYAFRTKGVLYQWVSRKFPSVINNIDAVFSGTINKRQLWLTIAASLAIECCGIAHVYISIYALGAAPSFQVAAVGYTLSVVLMILSPFLRGLGAVEFTMLYIFMGYGYRHDEGLGITLLYRVFEFWIPLVLGLFAFIWRGRQLVARIMPAIAIFFLGIVNIISVATPPLAERMRLDRYYLPVEAIHASKLMVLVLGISLLVTSAYLIKGLRAAWIAALIFTALSILGNIAKALDYEESMLAGFILVLLITNSKQYRIRENPRWIRIGFATFFITLFSVCLFDFLSFYFIDKRHFGIDFNWRQSLYYTLRSFLLFSDDELTPKTHFGRDFVNITRFLGVCSWLLLIYSLLRPRIFEEPVPDAKTASQMAVEILEEHGRSAVDYFKIMPDKQLFFSGIASGFTAYRVANDFAVVLEEPVCAAEDKVEVLMEFEAFCKQEGLKTVYYRVDESSLLYFEDLKKMKIFVGQEAIMEVEQFTLEGKDRKSLRNGLNSLQKKGYETVLVSAPHSDELLRELESVSEEWLDKFEKKEMVFSQGMFNLEEMRQTDLILVKDAAGAVQAFLNIIRDYTPEECTYDLIRKRLEAPGGCMDAMIVKLTEYAKSKQYKYLNLGMIPLNGMNAPDNPAERIIKYASQRMGSLRHYKTLRDFKEKYATIWENKYMIFGNDFDLLQIPGALRKVMKPLSDTN, from the coding sequence ATGAAAGAGCGGATATTAAAGCAATTCCGGAAATTTTCGCCCAAGACTTATTGGAAAGAAATCCTGGCGGTGCTCGTCATCCTGCTGGCCTTCGTGTTTTTCAGAAGTGAACGAAAGGAACTGCAATCTATTTTGCCACAGCTGCGGGCTGCCGATGGAAGCTGGATCCTTGCCGGACTGGCAGTAGCAGTGCTTTATGTATTGCTGCAGGCGCTGATGTATATTTACAGTTTCCGGGCGATGGGCATGCAGCTGAAGTTGCCGGATGCCGTGGAACTGTTTCTGAAGCGGAATTTTTTAAGTGTATTTCTCCCGGCCGGTGGCATCAGTTCGCTGGCGTATACCACATCGCAGCTGCGCAGGCGGAACCTGAATGCCACAAAGATCCACCAGGCCAGCGCTATTTATGGATATGTAGGGTTACTGACGGTATTCCTGATCGGGGTACCGGTGATTCTTTATACTATCGGCAAACAACGGCATGCGGGGGCTGCCGGGCTTTCGTTGCTGTTACTGGGGCTGCTGCTGGGAGCTGTATTCCTGCTCGTATACGCGTTCCGAACGAAGGGTGTATTATACCAGTGGGTCAGCCGGAAATTTCCTTCGGTGATCAATAACATTGATGCGGTCTTTTCCGGAACCATCAACAAGCGGCAGTTGTGGCTGACCATTGCCGCATCGCTGGCAATTGAGTGCTGCGGCATTGCGCATGTTTACATCAGCATTTATGCGCTGGGCGCTGCGCCCTCCTTCCAGGTAGCGGCGGTGGGGTATACCCTTTCTGTAGTATTGATGATCCTGTCGCCTTTTTTACGGGGCCTGGGTGCGGTAGAGTTTACCATGTTATACATTTTTATGGGGTATGGCTACCGCCATGATGAAGGCCTGGGCATTACCCTGCTGTACCGGGTGTTTGAATTCTGGATTCCCCTGGTACTGGGGCTGTTTGCGTTTATATGGAGGGGGCGGCAACTGGTAGCGCGTATTATGCCGGCGATCGCCATCTTTTTCCTGGGGATCGTTAATATTATTTCCGTAGCCACACCGCCGCTGGCCGAACGGATGCGGCTGGACCGGTATTATCTTCCTGTTGAAGCCATTCATGCCTCCAAGCTAATGGTGCTGGTGCTGGGGATTTCGTTGCTGGTAACTTCGGCATACCTGATCAAGGGACTGCGGGCCGCCTGGATTGCAGCGTTGATATTTACCGCGCTTTCCATTTTGGGTAATATTGCGAAAGCACTCGATTACGAAGAAAGCATGCTGGCCGGATTTATCCTGGTACTGTTGATCACTAACAGTAAACAATACCGGATCCGGGAAAATCCCCGGTGGATCCGCATTGGCTTTGCCACTTTTTTTATCACGTTGTTTTCGGTTTGTCTTTTTGATTTTCTGAGCTTTTATTTTATCGACAAGCGGCATTTTGGTATCGATTTTAACTGGCGCCAATCTCTGTATTACACACTCCGGAGTTTCCTGTTGTTTTCAGATGACGAGCTTACGCCTAAAACGCATTTCGGACGCGACTTTGTGAATATAACCCGGTTCCTGGGCGTCTGTTCCTGGTTGCTGCTGATCTATTCCCTGTTGCGCCCCAGGATTTTTGAAGAACCTGTTCCGGATGCCAAAACAGCATCGCAAATGGCAGTGGAGATCCTGGAAGAACATGGCCGGTCGGCCGTTGATTATTTTAAAATAATGCCCGATAAGCAGTTGTTTTTTTCCGGTATCGCCAGCGGGTTTACCGCCTACCGGGTAGCCAACGATTTTGCCGTGGTGCTGGAAGAACCGGTTTGTGCAGCAGAAGACAAGGTAGAAGTGCTGATGGAATTCGAAGCTTTTTGTAAACAGGAAGGGCTGAAGACCGTGTATTACCGGGTGGATGAAAGCAGCTTGCTGTATTTTGAAGACCTGAAGAAGATGAAGATCTTTGTAGGGCAGGAGGCTATTATGGAAGTGGAACAATTTACACTGGAGGGAAAAGACCGCAAATCGCTGCGTAACGGACTGAATAGTTTGCAGAAGAAAGGATATGAAACAGTACTGGTGTCTGCACCCCACAGCGATGAACTGTTGCGGGAACTGGAGTCCGTATCGGAAGAGTGGCTGGACAAATTTGAAAAGAAGGAAATGGTGTTTTCGCAAGGGATGTTTAACCTGGAAGAAATGCGGCAAACGGATCTGATCCTTGTAAAAGATGCAGCGGGCGCTGTGCAAGCCTTCCTGAACATTATCAGGGATTATACTCCGGAGGAATGTACTTATGACCTGATTCGCAAGCGGCTGGAAGCGCCCGGGGGGTGTATGGACGCGATGATTGTGAAGTTAACGGAATACGCAAAGTCTAAACAATATAAATACCTCAACCTGGGAATGATTCCGCTGAATGGCATGAATGCGCCGGATAATCCCGCTGAACGTATCATTAAATATGCTTCGCAACGCATGGGCAGTTTACGGCATTATAAAACCCTGCGCGATTTTAAAGAAAAGTATGCCACCATCTGGGAAAACAAATACATGATCTTTGGCAATGACTTCGATCTGCTGCAGATCCCGGGTGCGCTCAGAAAAGTAATGAAACCCTTATCAGATACAAATTAA
- a CDS encoding virulence factor, producing the protein MKTICFFCGILWSLHTIATGAATLPLKNWQGNDKMPLVLYISGDGGLNSFTNDFCKGINQSGYTVTAINSKSYFWNKKTPEQVAAELTSYLNGVLKGRANQQLLIVGYSFGADVTPFILNRLGNAVKSHLLRTVLMAPSPTTDFVIRVADMWGTPKKRSMDVVAEINRAAGQRIVAILPGDDNDFPAQAVKLPGFKATVLKGGHHFGGDTADLVKIVMGHF; encoded by the coding sequence ATGAAAACGATCTGTTTTTTTTGCGGAATCTTATGGTCTTTACATACCATTGCCACCGGCGCTGCCACGCTGCCGCTGAAGAACTGGCAGGGCAACGATAAAATGCCCCTGGTGCTTTACATCAGCGGAGACGGGGGGCTGAACAGCTTTACCAATGATTTTTGCAAAGGAATCAACCAGTCGGGCTATACCGTTACGGCTATTAATTCCAAATCGTATTTCTGGAATAAAAAAACACCGGAGCAGGTGGCGGCGGAATTGACCAGCTATCTTAATGGAGTGCTTAAGGGAAGGGCCAATCAGCAGTTGTTGATCGTTGGGTATTCCTTTGGTGCAGATGTAACACCATTTATCCTGAACCGTTTGGGTAATGCGGTAAAGAGCCATTTACTGCGTACCGTGCTGATGGCACCATCGCCAACCACAGACTTTGTGATCCGCGTGGCCGATATGTGGGGTACACCCAAAAAAAGGAGTATGGACGTGGTGGCCGAAATCAACCGGGCGGCCGGTCAGCGGATCGTGGCGATCCTGCCTGGAGATGATAATGATTTTCCGGCGCAGGCGGTTAAACTTCCCGGTTTTAAGGCTACGGTTTTAAAAGGCGGCCATCATTTCGGCGGGGATACGGCCGATCTTGTAAAAATAGTCATGGGGCATTTCTAA